In Pan paniscus chromosome 1, NHGRI_mPanPan1-v2.0_pri, whole genome shotgun sequence, the DNA window TGGGCACACATTTTGGGTTTGACTGAGGTTTTGACTGGACTAAACTGCTGTCTCCAGGGGAGCCTTAAACTTCCCATGTGCAAGAAAGGAATGATGATTTTGACTGTAGAGGGCTTCGTAAACTTCCAAAACAGGGAGAATTTGATTAGTATCTGAGCTCCTACTTTTCCTAATTGGGTAATTTCAGGTAAATTCCTTAACCACTCAGAGCCTGTGCTTATTTATGTATAAACTGAATAGAATAAGAGACATGATCACCTGAgattaagattaaataaatattatggtTTATTTAATAACATCAGATTTCCTTACaaacagtaatttttttattaatgttaGCTATGGATTAGAGGTGATGATTATAAATGCATTTGTAGGTTTTGCCCATTTAATATATAGTttgataaattatcaaaatcttagAGAGTTCAGTTACAATGTGGGGATGCACCAGAGGATGTATGTTCTGGAGCAAATCAATGTTTTCAATACAAAACCTGTGTGAAAGCGACAGTAGTGCTTGCTGTGGACTGGATGTCCCAGTCTTGCCTTCCTTCCCCTTGATAATGCAATAAGGGACCCCCATTTTAGGACACAGGACAGGCAGAAAGATAACCAGTTTGATGGGGTCCACACCATGTGCAATCACTACCAGCTGAGACTTCTTGTTTTCCAGCAAGGTGGTGATGATGTTAACCCCTGCTCAAAGAACAGGTGATTTCCTAGTGGGGACAACCCTTTTGCTAGCAGCTTTCTTCTCAGCCTGGGCCAACAGTCTCTGCTTCTTCTCTTGCTTTGTCTCTGGTCAGTACCTATGGATCAGCTTAAGTGGCTGAGTAGCTGTTTGGGGGTCTAAGGCCTGGGTGAACTGGTTAATGGCAGAAGGCACTTTCAGCTGCTTATAGAGGATAGCTCTTTGCAGCTGGAACCAGATATAGCGGGGCCATTTCACAAAGCAGTGGAGGTCCCTTTTGGGCTGGATGTCCTGTCCAGTGCCTGCCTAAGAAAACTCTTAGGCCTTTTCTCACACAGCGGTTTCATCACTTTCTTAGCCTCCTGCTTCCTCACGACAGCAGGGACTGGGGCCACCTTCTTTCCTTTGGCCTTCTTTCTTTTCAGCGTCTTAGGCAGCtgacagagagagaaatttgACCATTTAAAAAGGGGAACACCTTTATTTAGTCTGTCAAAAGCATGCTTCCTTCCCTCACTGAATGTTGCCTTGCCTAGAGTACTCTTCACGCATTACTCTGTCATCTCACTTATGGTACTGTAACATGTTACACTATTTGAAATGATCTTTTCTGTTTACCTGTCTGCTGCCTGGCTCCCTCCTGAGAAGATATGCTCTATGAAAACAGGGATAATGTCTGTCTTAATAAAACATGTGGGACACAACAGGCACCattgtataaatgaatgaatgcgtGTCACTGGGGCATTTGCTAGCCGTCCCAAATGTCTAAGTGAAAATATACACAGAGACAGGATAACATCTTGTTATTTTCCCTCAGCATGAAATTCCTGAAACAATTCTATTGATTGAGTTTTTAAATTAgtcaaatatttactaagaatcAATGATGGGCAAGAGATTCATGATGCCTATCAGTCATCTCTTCCCCCAAAAAGCAAATGGCCTTATATTCTTACAACATTCTCAGAGTAATTTAACAGATGATTGTTCCTGTGATCTggataattgctttatttttaattgtctggGGTTTTTTTCCTCACCAGGTGTAGGGACTGAAGTCTCAAATAAGAGGACCTGTGTGAGCCTCACTACCCAGCGACTGCCAGTTAGCAGAATCAAGACCTACACCATCACGGAAGGCTCCTTGAGAGCAATAATGTGAGTCTGCCTCCTCAGATGTTGGGCTGGGTGGGTATCTAGAGGTATAGAAATGCACTCTATAGAAATGCTGCCATCCTCAGGAAAAGTAGGTCAGCATGGAGGAACACCTCAACTTAAACGAAAACCTCTTTAGTTTTCCTTATCAACCATGTCTTTCTGCAGCCCAACCGAAGAGCGATTATTGCAAAAATTAGGCTGCCAAAGAAAGAATAGAAGTCCTCCTCTATTTAGCTTAGTGGAAGAGTCTGTTGAATACTGTGCACAGCTCTGAGGTCTGGGTTTGAGATGGCTGGCCCATGTCAGGGTTTCCCTGCAAGCCTCACTGGAGTTGGAGGATCTTAGGGTTGACTTAGGCAGAGTCCCATACTTTATCAGTTGCCATATTTCAAGAAAATGAGTCAATGTACAACCTACATGGTCCCTTTCTTCTGCTAGAATCTCATTTTTAGAAGTAATAACTCTTCCCAACACGTAATTGCAAGCTttgctctaaagaatgaaaatgtaaaaatcaccttttctttaaaaaataagatgagtattttcaaatttgaaaagGAAGAGGTTATGTAATAATGGAACTAGATGGCCTCAAATGTCTTTTTGTTACAACATTTGGTGACATAGATGCGAAAAGGAGCCTGTGAATTATGGTGAACAAAGGGGCTGGATACTACTTGCAGATATTACTCCTTTATGTTAAAATAGATGGCAGAAGAAGGGTGCTCATTTATGATCTCATGGCTCTGAAAGACTATTTCTTGCAGTAATTTCTGCACAAGATCTCTTCATGTCTGCCCTGATCTTAACTCCTGACCCTGAGGCTTTGAGAATGTGGCTAACTTCATCTGTCTTTTCCTTGCGTTACAGTTTTATTACCAAACGTGGCCTAAAAGTCTGTGCTGATCCACAAGCCACGTGGGTGAGAGACGTGGTCAGGAGCATGGACAGGAAATCCAACACCAGAAATAACATGATCCAGACCAAGCCAACAGGAACCCAGCAATCGACCAATACAGCTGTGACCCTGACTGGCTAGTAGTCTCTGGCACCCTGTCCCTCTCCAGCCAGCCAGCTCATTTCACTTTACATGCTCATGGACTGAGTTTATACTCACCTTTTATGAAAGCACTGCATGAATAAAAttattcctttgtatttttacttttaaatgtctTCTGTATTCACTTATATGttctaattaataaattatttattattaagaaTAGTTCCCTAGTCTATTCATTATATTTAGGGAAAGGTAGTGTATCATTGTTGTTTGATTTCTGACCTTGTACCTCTCTTTGATGGTAACCATAATGGAAGAGATTCTGGCTAGTGTCTATCAGAGGTGAAAGCTATATCGATTACTCTTAGAGTCCAGCTTGTAATGGTTCTTTACACATCAGTCACAAGTTACAGCTGTGACAATGGCAACAATTTGAGATCTACTTCAACTTGTCTCTATAATAGAATTCTATTTATAGAATAAGGGAGAACATAATCCagtctgcataaatatcttcttttgagaagtgcctgttcatatcatttgccaaattttgatggggttgtttgattttttcttgtaaatttgtttaagttctttgtagattctggatattagccctttgtcagatgggtagattgtaaaaatgttctcccattctgtaggttgcctgttcactctgatggtagtttattttggtgtgcagaagctctttagtttaattagatcccatttgtctattttggcttttgttgccattgcttttggtgttttagtcatgaagtccttgcccatgcctatgtcctgaatggtattgcctaggtttttcttctagggtttttatggttttacatctaacatttaattctttaatccaccttgaattaatttttgtataaggtgtaaagaattgatccagcctcagtttctacatatggctagccagttttcccagcacaatttattaaatagggaatcctttccccacttcttgtttttttcaggtttgtcaaagatgatatggttgtagatgtgtggtattatttctgagg includes these proteins:
- the LOC100978630 gene encoding lymphotactin-like isoform X1, with protein sequence MMGKRFMMPISHLFPQKANGLIFLQHSQSNLTDDCSCDLDNCFIFNCLGFFSSPGVGTEVSNKRTCVSLTTQRLPVSRIKTYTITEGSLRAIIFITKRGLKVCADPQATWVRDVVRSMDRKSNTRNNMIQTKPTGTQQSTNTAVTLTG
- the LOC100978630 gene encoding lymphotactin-like isoform X2, giving the protein MRLLILALLGICCLTAYIVEGVGTEVSNKRTCVSLTTQRLPVSRIKTYTITEGSLRAIIFITKRGLKVCADPQATWVRDVVRSMDRKSNTRNNMIQTKPTGTQQSTNTAVTLTG